attattttacgggggtcacttttcttAATGTAGAGtgtgcttatttttatgaaaatgacacttattcttcaggcaaaagggtcatttttctacgtcgaaaaatggcCGCTGGTCATTATCATACTAAGGTcattattcttctttacaccGTTTTTCGAAAGTTAGGACTTGGTAGCAtcatttaaacttgttttgatgcaggAAAAAGATGCATACATcttaccgaaagtccaaggtcttgtttaaACGGTTCTAACTATTAATATGATGAATCATTCTATCGTAAACATATGCCACTCATTTTTCATTGCTCAAATGTGGCATtgtgtttaatatttaaacctAGAAACTGCATAATGATGACAACTTTTCTTCGATTTATTATCGGCGATTTCCGATGCTACATCTAAGGTTAAAAATGAtagagttttaaaatttgttaaccAAAGAGAAAATCATTAGTGGCGGTTTATCAGAAACCCATGATGCCAGAATAATTTCTGTTGTCATTGCACTTTTTCATGTTGTTAAcaggtggcagtaaatacaacaTTTACAAGATGACAACTTAGTTTTAGAGTTATCCTTCTTTAGATGTCAGTACGATATGTCTTTTAGCATTTTTTTCTGCGGGTGGGATCAAAGAAGGAGGAGTtgagggtgggggggggggggggcagagaAAGAGATGAAGGTTTTGTAAAGTAATATAACTAAAATGTATTCACAATTTAGatatattgttaaaactttAAAGATCAGTTAAGTTTCCAAAACAATCCACTCTTCTCTTTAAATACCCCGtttcaataacaaaattaaaggCTCGTCCGCCCATCTGTATATACagctagtatacatgtacatatatctaaGCCAAATGCCCAAAAAACTAGATGGTATAGACTTTTTTCTACACCCTGTCACATATCTTGCCCATATTATTCAACACGCTGTAATGGTTCGCAACCCTTGCGTTACCTAAACATAGCAACGTTTTACGTTGCGTAAACTTAGTTAGCAAAACGAGCAACTATAGAAACTGTGGGATACAAggtttacaaaaagaaaatacataatacaaacaaacacattcattgtaaaaaaaataataataataataacaaactaataatttaaataaaaacaaacgctGAAATTGTGTACAGTTTGAGttttttatttgtcttttttcCTCTAGAAATTAGGAACaagatgaaaaataatgaaatttgtgttaatcatacatatacatacatgtgtatcaaagtacaatataaaaaaatcattgttttcatttttcagtctttgattttaaatcaataGTTCAAATTGCAATCAAGCACAGGAGTCCTATTTGCAAAGAATAttaaacttctttatttaattcaataagtattttattcaagcaTATAAGAATACATTGAATCGGAtcgaatttctttaaaatattacattaaaaaaataacctaaaaaaccccaaaaagaAACGCACTCTTAATCACAAAAGGCacatatctttttaaaagacaaaTTGGTGCTTGGTTACAAATTAGCGATATCGatgaatgcaataaattaaTTCTAGATTCGCGCATATAACTTCCCACGTGCACGGATCAAGAAAATGCTTccagggaagggggggggggggcgagggATAACTATGTTTTcgggggagggaggggggggggtcgagacatattgttgataattttaccatataaagttaaaaattttgagttttttcAAGGGgattcagcccccccccctcccgaccAACTTTATATTCGCGCATGTTTTATTAACAAAGGATAAACATAAAatgttcaattaatttttttcaacccGGAAAATCTACCTTCGCGCAATATATTCTCCATGCAACATTTCTTGATCTATGCATCTAATCAAATTCCCCTTGCCTAAATCGAGCATTACGTACGAAATGCTACTAATCTCTTATAGAAAAATCTCAGCAGATCTCTAAATATTCATAATGCAATTACTTCTACAACGCTCTTATACATATTCTCAAAGCAAGAAAAATTAAGATTCGCAGCGCATACATGTTCATTTATCCCGATAAAACTTTTTGAGCTCCGAACAAATCTATCTGAAATTCTCAATGCAAGAAAATCAAAACATGCGCCGGAATACGTTTCTCAATGTCAGAAAACCTAGATTCACGCAAATCTATCACAAcgcaaaaatatttaaatctgggtatgtcttttttttatgcaaatctATCTCAGCGTAAAAAAAATTCGATCCGCGCATACTTATCCTAATGCAAGAAATTCAAGATCCGTAAACAATTTATTaagatatttaagaaatgaacttcatgtctacccaagttaatataatgaagtctagctcacatctcaacagatcgtaaaatgttttgtactttttaaatcaagttttataaaaaggggggttgttaTGGACGCTCAGGTAATacatttggatatttttttttcgagatCTGCCGGGAAATGCTCGAGAAGCTGCGATTGTCATGATGCATTtacacacattttattttttacatggtGAATGGcaatatgattttatattcaCGAGCAATATTTCCGGTAAAATTCCGTTTACCTTCAAGGTATTTTTCAATGCtttcttcattttaaaatgtaaagtaGTCGTTTATTGTAAACATTGCTAtaatgaagaaattaaaaaaaaccctcatatttttatttcataaatgaatttcatacttctaaaaaaaTGCTACAAcactaaatgaaaatatttcccATCCACAACGAATCACGATGCTCTCAAGTTTCCTTTCTTGATTGGTTTATATTAGAAGATAAAGCTCAAAAAGGTCCGAATAATGACGTAATAATATTACAACCAAGTTTACGTCACACCGCAAAAGGCGGATCACGATCCCGATCTTTGATTGATTGCTGTCAGGTTTAACCACGCTCTCCGTCCATTAGTGTACCCACTGCGGTTCGGTAAAACGGGGAGGGTCACGTAACCAATGGACAAGTAATATCACCAAAATTTGGGCAACAAGTACACGAGACCTATGGATACGATAAGCAACAGTATCATAtcttcatgatttttttttacaagtttgaAGGAAATGaataatcattaaaatgaaaaatggtaAATTTAATGTTGTAAAATATGGTAAATGAAATGGTGAAATTCGAagttaatttttcaataaattggtTTGATTGGGAAGTGTTGTGTATGCTGTTTTTATGTTgcctgtttttattttatctatgatAGACAGattctgtttaaaattattcttcatGTAGACGATACTGATTACTTTTAGTAAACTGCGCGCTTCTTTTTGAAACTGACCGCGATAGctgtaaaaaatttaatatattcacCAAACACACacactctttctctctctctctctctctctctctctctctctctctctctctctctctcatattatcCAACAAGTGTACACAATGGTACACACAGATACTTtagttttaattataatttcaaaatatgaaaaaaaaaccttactaATTTGTATAAATGATTAGAGTGGTAGCGTGTATAAAtcatttatatgtatatgtatttagcCTAGTAAATGTTCATAACTTCGATTTATGCTTATAATTCAAATGGGTTGTTTATACTTTGATACATAGAGTGTTTTgcttaaaaatatacatcaagACGACACGTATACGTTTTTAAAACCTTCCGATAAAACCGAGGaagcaaaaataaaactgcCTTCCACCATATTGGACCATTACGTCACTTCCGCATCGGGTTGTACCTGCGCGGATGCTATGATTCAGCGCATACAGTCTTGCGTCGCCTTGAATGTAATGCGTGGTCGTTCGGGATCAGCCCCCTTTCATAGACACTATTATTAGTTTATATTGgggataagttttttttttaaagcaaatgaTATCAACTCGTTAACTTGAACATAAGTACCTATTCACTGCACATCAGACTAGCTACTTACGAAGCCAAGTCCTCAAAATAATGGTAAACTACGGgtacaaatcaaattttaacacCTTGTGAACTTGAAGGTGTATTCCGGGCTCAAAATACCTCAGAAGTTGATTATTAAACATGGAAACTCTATAAAGTgttatctatggtgttccgatggggccacttcgaccttcgcactttcgcctttaggtcgaagatgcgagagtgcgaagttgcgaaggcgaaagtgcgagagtgcgacggcgaaggagcgaaagtgcgaagatgcgacggcgaagcgcgaaggtgcgacggcgaaagtgcgaaggtgcgacggcgaaggagcgatactactatcgctccttcgccgtcgcaacttcgcactctcgccttcgcatcttcgcactttcgccttcgcctttttgatagcattcagaaagtctcggtcgattacataaaatttgatgcaggcaccgtacttgccaaggttttccgattaatccatgatatcattggtacgcatgcgctaggccattgtgcttactatgaatgtttataaatattttaatgtgtatatgtgacatatatatatatatgtgtttaccagtgctggctatgcctaatcattatatacatgtactcaataaaaaatgtaatgtccgccataatgcatacatatgcacttccagactcctgtcacttaccagctgtctgtttaccgtggatcaaacacagtaacattttaatttcattatgcgacactgcTTGCTGATGTATGGATCTAAAGGGGGAGaggggtccccccccccccccccggagaattcaatataaataacttcacacatgcagtaaagggggAGAGGGTCCGGATTTCATTcccccggaaaatttaattttattaattatatataataaaatctccaaaatatgtctcggaacATAAttatccacccccccccccctagaaaaagttatggatctgcgcaggctgttgaaaataaattctaaaaagttaaTCGTCTGCCTTagatgtccttttatacagctaaaattgtctttaaacgatagagagctccacaaaTATAAataggcgaaggcgaaagtgcgaagatgcgaaggcgagagtgcgaagttgcgatggcgaaggtacgatagtagtatcgcttcttcgccatcgcaacttcgcactttcgccgtcgcatcttcgcactttcgctccttcgccgtcgcaccttcgcactttcgccgtcgcaacttcgcactctcgcatctcgacctaaaggcgaaagtgcgaaggtcgaagtggccccatcggaacaccatagttATCCCAATTTAGATGAAAATTTAAAGTTGAATCCTCACAAATTGATTATAGTTATAAAATCCTTGTAGCTTTAATTCACAGCTAGTGATTATAACACGAATGACTGTACGTCTGATCATGTAAAATGAGTGAGCTTTTTTATTAATCATGCGGTATAAATTGTCAGACGATTCAATGATTTGTTCCTGCAGTATTGTACGTTCTTCAATAGAACTTTCTTCTTTTAATCTAGCCATATGACCTTGGGAAGGTCGCCCCTGTCCAGGTAGTAGTTATAACTCAAGGTATCCTGACCAGGTGATCCCGACCATGGAACTTGAATTGATTAGACTGTGAAGAAATTACCTATCATTACCGATTATTCTGTATATtaaatgaattatgatttttaatgatacaCATTATCTATCATTGCCGTTATTTTGATTTGGAACACACAGTCTTGCTCAATGCTTTAACAAACATTAGCACTTCATAAGAAAACACCGTCATGTTTATACTAATTTAGAATCCCAGGTGCTTGGAGACAGGACCGATCCCTCCCTAAGTACAGAATCCCAAACTCCTTTTTGTTTTAtcagttttaacaattttttttatccttttatGACCTGGGGGTTCTATACTTGGGTATGGAGGATAGATGGGGTCGGTGGGTGGGTCAgacctgtcctcaagcacctgtgttAACTAAACAAAAGGtcttgataatgaaaaaaaattcgaattatTATTTCCTCTACGCCAAGATAAATAACTCTTGTGAGTTGGAACTGGTATATTAAGCATAAATCTGACGCgaacttttcaatattttagggtttttttttatacgaaATACTACGAGAAATATTGGATTACAGACAAAAGTTACTGTCAAcataaaaaaatggaaaaaaatgttttcacttTGTACTGATGCTTTCATTTTACTTATTCaccttttaaaattatcttcaaTAGCTTAACGTCCATGTATGTTTGTATGCTAAAGTATGCATATCAATTTGCTAAgaaaatgataatgataatgaaaattcAGTCTTTAGATAAACTGTCAACAGCTTGCTAACTTTATACAACAGGAACTGTATGCCCCAAAATACTATGTTAAAGCTTTCTTGGCATATACATTTCTGATACAGTTGAATGGCCATATGTGGCATTACATGTAAGGCGACCCCCAGATTCTCTCTAAGAGCATGCATTTCATTTTCTGTGTAGCCATACCACTTGCCGTTAACtaacataagtacatgtagttggaTGATGATCTTAAAATTCGACGGTGTGGTACTTAAACTCATTTACTCTTGAATTCTTAGGCAAATAGTGAAGTAgtaactaaaaaaatatttgagcaATTTCATGGACATCAAATACGTAGACAAGTTGTAAGTTAAAAATTAGAGCATTAGGTTCCAATGCATTGTGTATGATTTAGAACCATTCTAAAAAGACATTGTAACTTTCGGTAGAATGtaatcatctttttttttgcatcaaaACTGAATGCAGATCTGTAGCACCTGGtctgaaaaatttcggatgaaCAACCTGGGACCTAATGTACAGTGTCCCCCAtagtaaaaatctgcaatttacgacgcacaaaaattgcgctagttttggactgattcaccttattttcacacaaattcagACTGCAagatacagacctgcagttttgtacatcaaaacaagttcaaaatgaaatgaaaatgaaaaaaaaaattcaagtgaaatatgcatagattgtgtagtcttagcttaaaaaacagaaaacatctggttgatttcaaagagcaatggttGAGTAGCCAACAATGAAAAAGACAGAACTACGTCACATTGCTCCATGTCTGACAGAACTACCCAAAGTGCAAGCCCTTGTTAAAAGGGTCTTACTTGTTAACCTTTCTTTTTGCGTAAATGGCTCTCgattttcaaccattttttcctCAAGGTATAAAACCATACCGTTAATTGACGATactggtgtgtgtgtgtgtgtgtgtgtgtgtgtgtgtgtactatgtttcattttgtttggcgattaaggtcagacgacacgttcctcaaaaatcttttttgtatctcctcgtaataaagagttccaataaaaaatattaattttataattactttaaaaatgatcaaaatttacttggattttgatatttgtctagatggtcgagtggtgagaaccgtggccgctcactgccatAAGCGTAAAGGTTCTAGACGTCGTAAGTTCAAGTCCCCTCCCCGGCGGAGATATTGttctaatatagtgaatttcgctgtgctgtagttgtattatttttatatcagcaattcaagtgtattttcaagaagattattattgcatactctagtattttgcagaaatgcctggttaggtaccctaattttttgcaagaaagcttgtcaaagtagtagtaaaccattaacaaattcctggaaaaagttatctgaaattgaggaacgtgtcgtctgaccttaaagtgTTGAATCGATGGGTTTAAGAACGATAACtcgcagagagagagagagagagagagagagagagagagagagagagagatatgataagttaagaaaatgaagaaaataaatagaaaatattgacaagaatcGTTTTTAGTTAAATGCAGTGAAGCGtgtttcatgttttaaattttgaatttaccgggtggcagttgtcatgttgtaaatgttgtatttactgccacccggtaaattcaaaactttttaagtaTAACTttactatttaaaatcaaatacttaACAAGTTTTGAATtaaccgggtggcagtaaatacaaaatttacaacatgacacgtGTATCCAGTTGGAAAATGATGCTAATCTCGATGTCAGTTCCGTTGAACTTTTAACAATCTGCATCGTATATTTATCCACACTATCTCATCACGTCGCAAACATCATGGAGACAATTGCGTTTGccaatcaacattttttattcccaaatttaaaaaaaaagtcagataAACAGTTGTAGCTCCAACgtaatgttgtttttttcccCGTTTTTTCCCCTAAACGTTTGCTTACAAAGCATTCTTCTGTAGCTATGCACAAAATGATGACGTTTTCCCATTGTTACTGTACGTAAAAGAAGAAGTAGCACGACAGCCTCTATCTGACACCTGTTTGATTATAAGACTAAAGTATCaaagattaaaattttataaacagcTTGTGGTACACCACCTCCGTTCCTTACATAGACCTTATAAGGCCAATACGACTCGATTTTGATGAGAAATTATCTCATATCTTCTCGCGCAATATCCGAAAACAGgcatttttttgtatgtaataGCTATGTACCTCTAGAGAAAGCACGCGGGGACGGATGGAATAATTACCCTACCACCCTCGTAAGAGTGATGGATCTGCGACGAGCATAAGTATATAAACCACGCATCGGTTTCCTCTCATTAGCCTTCCCGTGCATTCGAATTCTCAGGACCTGCTGGACTCTCCACTTCAAGGTGATTGCTTTATCCcgaatttatcaaatttttttgggAATGTTTCACTGATCTatcatttatcaatttattcaGTTGTTAGATCTTCAATCACTATATTACtgatatgcatgtttattctaattttatttttcgtaTATTCctcacatctttttttttttgaatttcatatatttttactcATTTTTACTACTTTTACTATAATTCATTCTCTGTAATGATGGGGTCTATATACTTCTTAAATCGCATACGATTTGCgatgaaaaaatatgatactTGTCTAATAATTTTAAAGCCCTGTTCTTTTGCCTCGAAAAAAATCTTTCCTTCTCTCTCtttgggcggggggggggggttatactTCACCAAATACGGCCTCTGGTTAATAAATAACAGTAGCAATATCGTGTATTAGCATTgtatttgaagattttttatttcGGAGAGGTAGAGTGGTCAGGTGTGGCAATGATATGTAATTAAATTTGCCTATCTAACTCTAACATTGTCCCTCAGAGGAAACTTTTTGGAATAACTGACCGCGTTTTCACTCAAATTTTTCCACtccacaaattttgtgaaaGATTTATAGACCATTTCAGGAATTCGTTATCACTAGAGAAGACTTTTCAATAAGTGTATACACTTGTATTGGGATAAACAGttaatactattttttttctttcgcaGTCTACGTTAAGATGCACTCCCTAAAGGTTCTTTTGTGTGTCGTGTGCTTAACTATTGGTAAGTATGAAAAACCCCAATTTCCATGCAACTTGAATTCAGTTTCCTAACAGTCTGTTTGTATTTTAGGCTTTCGTAAAGCCCAAGCAGCGCTGGGTGGAGGGACATGCACCATTCCTGCCGTAGGTGGCGGTCCTGGAGCCACCACTGTGTGTACAGCTGCCGCCAATGGCTTCTGTCTCATAGACCATTTGACGGTCACAGGAGCCGTCACAGGCGTAACTTACGATAGCGTGTGTGTCTGCTACTATGGATACAGCGGACCGCAATGCGCTAGTAAGATTTGTGTttttgggagagagagagagggagagagagagagagagagagagagagagagagagagagagagagagagagagaaaacagTTCATACCTACCTTTCATGTGTGTTTTCCCCATTACAGCCGCTGATCCCACCGCCACCACCAGCACAACTTCCTCCTCCTCCAACACCAACAGCGCTGTGGCAGCACTGGCGCTGGGCGGCCTCGGCGCTTACTTCCTCTCACAGTTGGGCCAGGGGCAGAGCGCCCTGGGAACAGGCTATGGAGCAGACACAAATGCCCAGGAAGCTCTGTATTTACAACAGGCAGGACTGCCTATCGGAATGGGTAAATAAAGGAATGGAGACCTGTTATGGCCAGGGAAGGCCGCCGTCACCAGTGCCCCCAATATGACTATCTACTTATTGTGTTTTCAAATCTTAATAAATTGAT
This is a stretch of genomic DNA from Crassostrea angulata isolate pt1a10 chromosome 4, ASM2561291v2, whole genome shotgun sequence. It encodes these proteins:
- the LOC128179473 gene encoding uncharacterized protein LOC128179473 isoform X1, producing the protein MHSLKVLLCVVCLTIGFRKAQAALGGGTCTIPAVGGGPGATTVCTAAANGFCLIDHLTVTGAVTGVTYDSVCVCYYGYSGPQCASKICVFGREREGEREREREREREREREREKTVHTYLSCVFSPLQPLIPPPPPAQLPPPPTPTALWQHWRWAASALTSSHSWARGRAPWEQAMEQTQMPRKLCIYNRQDCLSEWVNKGMETCYGQGRPPSPVPPI
- the LOC128179473 gene encoding uncharacterized protein LOC128179473 isoform X2, whose translation is MHSLKVLLCVVCLTIGFRKAQAALGGGTCTIPAVGGGPGATTVCTAAANGFCLIDHLTVTGAVTGVTYDSVCVCYYGYSGPQCATADPTATTSTTSSSSNTNSAVAALALGGLGAYFLSQLGQGQSALGTGYGADTNAQEALYLQQAGLPIGMGK